A stretch of Geomonas oryzisoli DNA encodes these proteins:
- a CDS encoding metal-dependent transcriptional regulator: MKLSDKAEEILEALWIESEEKGAGYAELDRMEIDPSDPAYHELSAHALVEIRGGRIYFRPEGREEGRMTIRRHRLAERLMMDVLNIRGESGDVKACQFEHLLNEGVDSKVCTMLNHPATCPHGKPIPPGECCEEARKSGDLGVVPLTELKPGDDGDIAYIQTEDSKKMQKLMAMGVLPGNRISLLQAFPSYIFRVGFSEFAIDSAMAREIFVRR; encoded by the coding sequence ATGAAGCTTAGCGATAAAGCGGAAGAGATACTGGAGGCGCTCTGGATCGAGTCGGAGGAGAAGGGCGCCGGCTACGCCGAGCTGGACCGGATGGAGATCGATCCTTCCGATCCCGCCTACCACGAGCTCTCCGCGCATGCCCTGGTGGAGATCAGGGGCGGGCGCATCTACTTCCGTCCGGAGGGACGCGAGGAAGGGCGCATGACCATCAGGCGGCATCGACTGGCCGAGAGGCTGATGATGGACGTCTTGAACATAAGGGGCGAAAGCGGTGATGTGAAGGCCTGCCAGTTCGAGCACCTGTTGAATGAGGGCGTGGACAGCAAGGTCTGCACCATGCTGAACCACCCGGCCACCTGCCCGCACGGAAAACCCATTCCGCCGGGTGAGTGCTGCGAAGAGGCGCGCAAGAGCGGCGACCTCGGCGTGGTGCCGCTGACCGAGTTGAAGCCGGGCGACGACGGCGACATCGCCTACATCCAGACCGAAGACAGCAAGAAGATGCAGAAGCTGATGGCGATGGGGGTGCTCCCGGGCAACCGGATCTCCCTCTTGCAGGCCTTTCCCTCCTACATCTTCAGAGTCGGGTTCTCCGAATTCGCCATCGACTCGGCCATGGCCCGCGAGATCTTCGTCAGGCGTTAA
- a CDS encoding Fur family transcriptional regulator, protein MKRAKKKAFADFMSQRGLKSTKQRDIILDSFLSSDRHLSIEELYLKLRSKNPNIGYATVYRTLKLFAEAGIAREMQFGDGQTRYEHVSEGEHHDHLVCTRCGHIEEFENETIEKLQDEVANSRGFLIERHRLEIYGLCANCRK, encoded by the coding sequence ATGAAACGAGCCAAGAAAAAAGCTTTCGCCGACTTCATGTCCCAGAGGGGACTCAAGTCGACCAAACAGCGCGACATCATCCTCGACAGTTTCCTCTCCAGCGACAGGCATCTGAGCATCGAGGAGCTGTATCTGAAGCTCAGATCCAAAAACCCGAACATCGGCTACGCCACCGTGTATCGCACCCTCAAGCTCTTCGCGGAGGCCGGCATCGCCCGCGAAATGCAGTTCGGCGACGGCCAGACCCGTTACGAGCACGTAAGCGAAGGGGAGCACCACGACCACCTGGTCTGCACCCGTTGCGGCCACATCGAAGAATTCGAAAACGAGACCATCGAAAAACTGCAGGACGAGGTGGCCAACAGCCGTGGCTTTCTGATCGAGCGGCATCGCCTCGAAATTTACGGCCTCTGTGCCAACTGCAGGAAGTAA
- a CDS encoding protein-glutamate methylesterase/protein-glutamine glutaminase: protein MPKKIKVLIVDDSAVVRQTMVEILSSDPQIEVMSTAGDPFIAADRIRQEVPDVITLDVEMPRMDGITFLHKIMSQHPIPVVMCSSLTEKGSETALKALEYGAVEIIQKPRLGTKAFLEESRVRICDAVKAASQARLRRVSAVTHQVAPKLTADVIMEKPKSQAMMQTTEKVVVVGASTGGTEALRTFLESLPADCPGIVIVQHMPEGFTRAFSQRLDGLCRITVKEAENNDTVVRGRALIAPGNHHLLLKRSGARYYVEVKDGPLVSRHRPSVDVLFRSAARYAGKNAVGVIMTGMGDDGAHGMLEMKQAGALNIAQDEASCIVFGMPNEAIKLGGVDYVRPLDAISREVLRLCN, encoded by the coding sequence ATGCCCAAGAAGATAAAGGTACTCATAGTGGACGATTCGGCCGTGGTACGTCAGACCATGGTGGAAATCCTCTCATCCGACCCGCAGATCGAGGTGATGTCCACGGCCGGCGATCCCTTCATCGCCGCCGACCGCATCCGGCAGGAAGTCCCCGACGTGATCACCCTGGACGTCGAGATGCCCAGGATGGACGGGATCACCTTCCTGCACAAGATCATGAGCCAGCATCCCATCCCGGTGGTGATGTGTTCCAGTCTCACCGAGAAGGGATCGGAGACGGCCCTGAAAGCCCTGGAGTACGGGGCGGTCGAGATCATCCAGAAGCCGCGCCTGGGGACCAAGGCGTTTCTGGAGGAGTCCCGGGTGAGGATCTGCGATGCGGTGAAGGCGGCGAGCCAGGCGAGGCTGCGTCGCGTCTCGGCGGTTACCCACCAGGTGGCGCCCAAGCTCACCGCCGACGTGATCATGGAAAAGCCCAAGAGCCAGGCGATGATGCAGACCACCGAGAAGGTCGTGGTGGTGGGCGCCTCGACTGGCGGGACCGAGGCCTTGCGGACGTTTTTGGAGTCGCTGCCGGCGGACTGCCCGGGCATCGTCATCGTGCAGCACATGCCTGAGGGATTCACCCGCGCCTTTTCGCAGCGGCTGGACGGCCTGTGCCGGATTACGGTCAAGGAGGCGGAGAACAACGACACCGTGGTGCGTGGCCGCGCCCTGATCGCGCCGGGGAACCACCATCTGCTCCTGAAGCGTAGCGGTGCGCGTTACTACGTCGAGGTCAAGGACGGGCCGCTGGTGTCCCGTCACCGCCCCTCGGTGGACGTCTTGTTTCGTTCCGCCGCGCGCTATGCCGGCAAGAACGCGGTCGGCGTGATCATGACCGGCATGGGGGACGACGGTGCGCACGGCATGCTGGAGATGAAGCAGGCCGGGGCCCTCAACATCGCCCAGGACGAGGCGAGCTGCATCGTCTTTGGCATGCCCAACGAGGCGATCAAGCTGGGAGGCGTCGACTACGTCCGCCCCCTGGACGCCATCAGCCGCGAGGTCTTGAGGCTGTGTAACTAA
- a CDS encoding chemotaxis protein CheD, with translation MVSSEPVLVTTLLGSCVAVTIFSYRLRLGAICHAQLPGTGDLFDGIQDEHHGKYVDTAIRAMLERLLKRGALRGELEAKVFGGADMFDAQGRLRSVGRQNSEMALKVLAHESVRVAKQDLGGERGRKIIFHSHTGEVLLKRMRKSGGC, from the coding sequence ATGGTAAGCTCTGAGCCTGTGCTGGTGACGACCCTGCTCGGTTCCTGCGTCGCGGTCACCATCTTCAGTTATCGGCTCCGGCTGGGAGCGATCTGCCACGCCCAGCTTCCCGGCACCGGCGACCTCTTCGACGGCATCCAGGATGAGCATCACGGCAAATACGTCGATACCGCCATCCGGGCCATGCTGGAGAGGTTGCTCAAGCGGGGGGCGCTGCGCGGGGAACTGGAGGCCAAGGTCTTCGGCGGCGCCGACATGTTCGATGCCCAGGGCAGGCTGCGCAGCGTGGGGCGGCAGAACTCGGAGATGGCGCTCAAGGTGCTGGCGCACGAGTCGGTGCGGGTCGCCAAGCAGGACCTGGGGGGGGAGCGCGGCAGGAAGATCATCTTCCACTCCCACACCGGAGAGGTTCTCCTCAAGCGGATGAGAAAATCAGGGGGTTGTTGA
- a CDS encoding methyl-accepting chemotaxis protein — MIAAGNDTSALESETRALAPGWSGVLAKAAAELAVISGTTEDEFLAIGGRLQDFYQRGLGISGLASDMVGEVAGDHVTGAMDRLGEMLDHMGHYVDRAQNEIEGSAQTLREILGLLEKVGDPLSGFKKVNKVLRMLGISTKIESARLGQSAAGFDTLASDVGELSVQVNDKAAFIMRRKDDLAREIEQTLTGVLESGAQQHDKVIEVLARTKKSLQSLTEINSRCSSSVALVSAVSDEVYRSIGDVVMSMQAHDIVRQQIEHVQEALSEVKDGLDEGSCGADATATICELQMAQLRHASDELDAAVRVIMDSLREVARKQSGLSAQTSGMAGIADQAGGSFFTGMERDISVVSDALLESSKVNQALCVAMATVAETVGEIATFVGDIEKIGEEIKLIALNAQIKSAYTGDEGAALGVLAEAIQRLSIDAIDHTGAVSGTLQGIIAVTDRLSQGVSVETTGLESEVHGMVQTLSGLVQTLRQVNDTLQHSLHKMDDAVTRLSTDIEQVVSGITVHRKVAQVLEESIRAISGVATEARRLAPAGVAGNLDQLAQRYTMQSERRIHESLSGPATGGRMPTQSAPPPPAADEDELGGNVELF; from the coding sequence ATGATAGCTGCCGGCAATGATACCAGCGCCCTCGAATCGGAAACCAGAGCGCTCGCGCCGGGTTGGTCCGGCGTCTTGGCCAAGGCTGCGGCGGAACTGGCCGTGATTTCGGGGACCACCGAAGACGAGTTCCTGGCGATCGGTGGCAGGCTGCAGGATTTCTACCAGCGCGGCCTGGGGATCTCCGGGCTTGCCTCGGACATGGTGGGGGAGGTCGCCGGCGATCACGTGACCGGCGCCATGGACCGCCTCGGGGAGATGCTCGACCACATGGGGCACTACGTGGACCGGGCCCAGAACGAGATCGAGGGGAGCGCCCAGACGCTGCGCGAGATCCTCGGCCTGCTGGAGAAGGTGGGTGATCCTCTCTCCGGCTTCAAGAAGGTGAACAAGGTGCTGCGCATGCTCGGGATCTCCACCAAGATCGAGAGCGCGCGGCTGGGACAGAGCGCCGCCGGGTTCGACACCCTGGCCAGCGACGTGGGCGAGCTTTCGGTCCAGGTGAACGACAAGGCCGCCTTCATCATGAGAAGAAAGGACGACCTGGCGCGGGAAATCGAGCAGACCCTGACCGGGGTACTGGAGAGCGGTGCCCAGCAGCACGACAAGGTCATCGAGGTGCTGGCACGCACCAAGAAGAGTCTGCAGTCCCTCACCGAGATCAACTCGCGCTGTTCCAGTTCCGTGGCGCTGGTCTCCGCCGTCTCCGACGAGGTGTACCGCTCCATCGGCGACGTGGTCATGTCCATGCAGGCCCACGACATCGTGCGCCAGCAGATCGAGCATGTCCAGGAGGCGCTGTCCGAGGTCAAAGACGGTCTCGACGAGGGGAGCTGCGGCGCCGACGCGACGGCGACCATCTGCGAGCTGCAGATGGCCCAGTTGCGCCACGCCTCCGACGAGCTGGACGCCGCGGTGCGGGTCATCATGGATAGCCTCAGGGAAGTCGCCAGGAAGCAGTCGGGCCTCTCCGCCCAGACCAGCGGCATGGCCGGCATAGCGGACCAGGCCGGCGGCAGCTTCTTCACCGGCATGGAAAGGGACATCTCGGTGGTCTCCGACGCGCTCCTCGAGAGCTCGAAGGTGAACCAGGCCCTGTGCGTGGCCATGGCGACCGTGGCGGAAACGGTGGGGGAGATCGCCACCTTCGTGGGCGACATCGAAAAGATCGGCGAGGAGATCAAGCTGATCGCCCTGAACGCCCAGATCAAGTCCGCCTACACCGGTGACGAGGGGGCGGCGCTCGGGGTGCTGGCGGAGGCGATCCAGCGGCTTTCCATCGATGCCATCGACCATACCGGCGCGGTCTCCGGGACGCTGCAGGGGATCATCGCGGTCACCGACCGGCTCAGCCAGGGGGTGAGCGTCGAGACCACCGGACTCGAGTCCGAGGTGCACGGCATGGTGCAGACCCTTTCCGGCCTGGTGCAGACACTAAGGCAGGTGAACGACACGCTGCAGCACTCGCTGCACAAGATGGACGACGCGGTGACCCGGCTCTCCACCGACATCGAGCAGGTGGTGTCGGGGATCACGGTACACCGCAAGGTGGCCCAGGTGCTGGAGGAGTCGATCCGGGCCATCTCCGGCGTCGCGACCGAAGCCCGCAGGCTGGCCCCGGCCGGCGTGGCGGGGAACCTGGACCAACTGGCCCAGCGCTACACCATGCAGAGCGAACGCAGGATTCACGAGTCGCTGAGCGGGCCCGCCACCGGCGGGAGGATGCCGACACAGTCGGCGCCTCCGCCACCGGCGGCCGACGAGGACGAACTGGGCGGCAACGTGGAACTTTTCTAA
- a CDS encoding response regulator translates to MAKVIMTADDSASVRQMVTFTLKQGGYDVVEAVDGKDALQKLATTKVDMLITDLNMPNLDGIGLIKGARALASCKFIPIVMLTTESQDSKKQEGKAAGATGWIVKPFKPEQLMAVVKKVLG, encoded by the coding sequence ATGGCCAAAGTGATAATGACAGCTGATGATTCCGCCAGCGTACGGCAGATGGTGACCTTCACCCTGAAACAGGGTGGGTATGACGTGGTGGAGGCCGTGGACGGCAAGGATGCGCTGCAGAAATTGGCCACCACCAAGGTGGACATGCTGATCACCGACCTCAACATGCCCAACCTGGACGGCATCGGGCTGATCAAGGGGGCCAGGGCGCTGGCGAGCTGCAAGTTCATCCCCATCGTCATGCTGACCACGGAATCCCAGGATTCCAAGAAGCAGGAAGGAAAGGCGGCCGGCGCCACCGGCTGGATCGTCAAGCCTTTCAAACCCGAACAACTGATGGCGGTTGTAAAGAAGGTGCTGGGATGA
- a CDS encoding STAS domain-containing protein, giving the protein MDEVTLERVKDPQGATEILKVSGGVTICEAREFRDALLAALGAAPEVRVDVSALTGIDLTGLQLLCAAHQSAVRSGKSLHIFDGGNATFREAANGAGFQRHTGCPQDRACSCIWVGGES; this is encoded by the coding sequence ATGGACGAGGTTACGTTGGAACGGGTAAAAGACCCGCAAGGGGCAACGGAAATCCTGAAGGTTTCCGGCGGGGTCACCATCTGCGAGGCCCGGGAATTCCGGGACGCGCTCCTGGCGGCCCTCGGGGCGGCACCGGAGGTGCGGGTGGACGTCTCCGCCCTCACCGGCATCGATCTGACCGGACTGCAGCTATTGTGTGCGGCGCACCAGAGTGCGGTGCGCAGCGGCAAGAGCCTGCATATCTTCGACGGCGGCAACGCCACCTTCCGTGAAGCGGCGAACGGCGCCGGATTTCAAAGGCACACCGGGTGTCCGCAAGATCGAGCTTGCAGTTGCATCTGGGTAGGAGGAGAGAGCTAA
- a CDS encoding CheR family methyltransferase — protein sequence MHAAGAVIMEEPCVVEHTATLSARDFGRLSRFIYDTCGIKMPDVKKTMLEARLQKRLRSLGMHSFTDYCDFLFSTAGMEKELVPMLDMVTTNKTDFFREPDHFNYLTQTVLPEWVKRHPGATLSIWSAGCSSGEEPYTLCMVLSEFALRNPGFDFRILATDISTRVLDKARTAIYTESQVEPVAMDLKKKYLLRSKDRSSGVVRIVPELREKVRFRRLNFMDEDFGMRDQLDVIFCRNVIIYFDRPTQERLLQRFHRHMKPGAYIFMGHSETLSGLNVPLVSVYPTVYRRPR from the coding sequence ATGCATGCAGCGGGGGCCGTTATCATGGAAGAACCTTGCGTCGTTGAACACACCGCAACCCTGTCGGCGCGGGATTTCGGCAGGCTGAGCCGGTTTATCTACGATACCTGCGGCATCAAGATGCCGGATGTGAAGAAGACCATGCTGGAGGCGCGCCTGCAGAAAAGGCTGCGCAGCCTCGGCATGCACAGCTTCACCGATTATTGCGATTTCCTCTTTTCGACGGCCGGGATGGAGAAGGAACTGGTCCCGATGCTGGACATGGTCACCACCAACAAGACCGACTTTTTCCGCGAGCCGGATCATTTCAATTACCTGACCCAGACGGTGCTTCCCGAGTGGGTGAAGAGGCATCCGGGCGCGACCCTTTCCATCTGGAGTGCCGGTTGCTCCTCCGGCGAGGAGCCCTACACCCTCTGCATGGTTCTCTCCGAGTTCGCCCTCAGGAATCCCGGGTTCGACTTCAGGATCCTCGCCACCGACATCTCCACGCGCGTGCTGGACAAGGCCAGGACGGCGATCTACACCGAGAGCCAGGTCGAGCCGGTCGCCATGGACCTCAAGAAAAAGTACCTCCTGCGCAGCAAGGACCGCTCCAGCGGCGTGGTGCGCATCGTCCCTGAGCTGCGCGAGAAGGTGCGCTTTCGCCGCCTCAACTTCATGGACGAGGACTTCGGCATGCGCGACCAGCTGGACGTCATCTTCTGCCGCAACGTCATCATCTATTTCGACCGCCCCACCCAGGAGCGGCTGCTGCAGCGTTTCCATCGTCACATGAAACCCGGCGCCTACATCTTCATGGGGCACTCGGAGACGTTGAGCGGTCTCAACGTGCCGTTGGTGAGCGTCTACCCGACGGTGTACCGCCGGCCGAGATGA
- a CDS encoding chemotaxis protein CheA, with amino-acid sequence MTDLHRQAFKEEAYELLTELESSLLELEERPDDQDLIGRVFRAMHTIKGSGSMFGFDDIASFTHEVETVFDMVRNGKLSVTGRLVNLTLAARDQIRAMLDAADSGAETDLQASAEIIVGLRELAGFAGAASAAIEPQEVVEAQRKDPVTYRIRFVPQEDIFATGTNPLNLLAEMKELGTCTVVAQTDGFPPLEEMNPEGCYVHWDVILTTDQGENAVRDIFIFVEDDCELKIEVVAEHSRYDEQQDYKKLGEILLERGDITADEMKAVLSQQRRFGELAVSEGILNEAKVQAALAEQKHVKEVRQEKQAADASSSIRVPAERLDLLVNLVGEMVTVQARLSQTAAQRDDAELMAIAEEVERLTAELRDSALNIRMLPIGSTFSKFKRLVRDLSVELGKQIEMTTEGAETELDKTVIEKLNDPLVHLIRNSIDHGIELPEVREAAGKPARGTVHLAAVHSGDSVLITIADDGAGLDKEAIRTKGIERGIISAGAELSEKELFGLIFAPGFSTAKTVSSISGRGVGMDVVKRAIEALRGSIDITSVRGQGTRITVKIPLTLAIIESLLVKIGNDSFMMPLALVDECVELTREDVARSHGRNLAHVREHLVPYIPLRQHFRITGTPPDIEQIVITQVNGMRVGFVVDHVIGEHQTVIKSLGRAYKDTEGISGATILGDGTVALILDIPQLVQAVETEQN; translated from the coding sequence ATGACCGATTTACATCGGCAGGCATTCAAGGAAGAGGCATACGAGCTCCTTACCGAACTGGAGTCTTCGCTTCTGGAGCTTGAGGAGCGCCCCGATGACCAGGACCTGATCGGCAGGGTGTTCCGTGCCATGCACACCATCAAGGGGTCCGGCTCCATGTTCGGCTTCGACGACATCGCAAGCTTCACCCACGAGGTGGAAACGGTCTTTGACATGGTGCGCAACGGCAAGCTCAGCGTGACCGGGCGGCTGGTGAACCTGACCCTCGCCGCCCGCGACCAGATCCGGGCCATGCTCGATGCCGCCGACAGCGGCGCCGAGACCGACCTGCAGGCAAGCGCCGAGATCATCGTCGGGTTGCGCGAGCTGGCCGGCTTCGCCGGCGCCGCCAGCGCGGCTATCGAGCCGCAGGAGGTGGTTGAGGCGCAGCGCAAGGACCCGGTCACCTACCGGATCCGCTTCGTGCCGCAGGAGGACATCTTCGCCACCGGCACCAATCCCCTGAACCTGCTGGCCGAGATGAAGGAGCTCGGGACCTGCACCGTAGTCGCGCAGACCGACGGCTTCCCGCCGCTGGAGGAGATGAACCCGGAAGGGTGCTACGTCCACTGGGACGTGATCCTCACCACCGACCAGGGCGAGAACGCGGTGCGCGACATCTTCATCTTCGTCGAGGACGACTGCGAGCTGAAGATCGAGGTCGTGGCTGAGCACAGCCGCTACGACGAGCAGCAGGACTACAAGAAACTGGGCGAGATCCTCCTCGAGCGCGGGGACATCACCGCGGACGAGATGAAGGCGGTGCTTTCCCAGCAGCGCAGGTTCGGCGAGCTCGCCGTCTCCGAGGGGATCCTCAACGAAGCGAAGGTGCAGGCGGCCCTGGCGGAACAAAAGCACGTGAAGGAGGTGCGCCAGGAGAAACAGGCAGCCGACGCCTCCTCGAGCATCCGGGTCCCGGCGGAACGGCTCGACCTGCTGGTGAACCTGGTGGGCGAGATGGTGACGGTGCAGGCGCGCCTGTCCCAGACCGCGGCCCAGCGCGACGACGCGGAACTGATGGCGATCGCCGAAGAGGTGGAGCGCCTGACCGCCGAGCTGCGCGACAGCGCCCTCAACATCCGCATGCTCCCCATCGGCAGCACCTTCAGCAAGTTCAAGCGCCTGGTGCGCGACCTCTCCGTAGAGCTCGGCAAACAGATCGAGATGACCACGGAAGGGGCGGAGACCGAGCTGGACAAGACGGTGATCGAGAAGTTGAACGACCCGCTGGTGCACCTGATCAGGAACAGCATCGACCACGGCATCGAGCTTCCCGAGGTGCGCGAGGCGGCCGGCAAGCCCGCGCGCGGCACCGTGCACCTCGCGGCGGTCCACTCCGGCGACAGCGTCCTCATCACCATTGCCGACGACGGGGCGGGGCTGGACAAGGAGGCGATCCGCACCAAGGGGATCGAGCGCGGCATCATCTCGGCCGGCGCCGAACTCTCCGAGAAGGAGCTCTTCGGACTCATCTTCGCCCCCGGCTTCTCCACGGCCAAGACCGTCTCCTCGATCTCGGGGCGTGGCGTGGGCATGGACGTGGTCAAGCGGGCCATCGAGGCGCTGCGTGGCAGCATCGACATCACCAGCGTGCGCGGTCAGGGGACCCGCATCACCGTGAAGATACCGCTCACCCTGGCCATCATCGAGAGCCTGCTGGTGAAGATCGGCAACGACTCCTTCATGATGCCGCTGGCCCTGGTCGACGAGTGCGTCGAACTGACCCGCGAGGACGTGGCGCGCTCGCACGGCAGGAACCTCGCCCACGTGCGCGAGCACCTGGTTCCCTACATTCCGCTTAGGCAGCACTTCCGCATCACCGGCACGCCGCCGGACATCGAACAGATCGTTATCACCCAGGTCAACGGCATGCGGGTGGGCTTCGTGGTGGACCACGTGATCGGCGAGCACCAGACCGTGATCAAGTCGCTCGGGCGCGCCTACAAGGACACCGAGGGGATCTCCGGGGCCACCATCCTGGGAGACGGCACCGTGGCGCTCATCCTGGACATCCCGCAACTGGTGCAGGCGGTCGAGACGGAACAGAATTGA
- the feoB gene encoding ferrous iron transport protein B: MSFFGKKGSCHETPTVSSTGAKKVALVGNPNVGKSVLFNALTGAYVTVSNYPGTSVEVSRGTTAINGEEFEIIDTPGMYSILPITEEERVAREILLNERPHLVLHVLDARNLERMLPMTLQLIEAELPVVLVVNIMDEAARMGLEIDIPLLSQRLGIPVIGAATAKKVGLPEIRAAIAGSTASTIPPFGYSRLMEGDIAEISGCLKGDYILSKKSLALLLLQGDTEVADLVRASEGDGFGVVEAAVREKRFERRESFHLDLSMERKTIVKKVLDGAFRTPQKRVVTLAERISRLTVRPTTGVPLLLIVLYFGLYQFVGVFGAGTLVDVLEGKGFEEYFNPWITEVVKGNVPWPIIQELFVGEYGIITLGFRYAVGIILPIVATFFLFFSVLEDSGYFPRLALLVDRVFKTMGLTGRAVIPMVLGFGCDTMATMVTRTLETVRERVIATILLALAIPCSAQLGVIMSLLSKTPGALLVWGLCLFGIFLLVGLLASKVLPGDTPMFYMEIPPMRLPQFSNVLTKTYTRMQWYFMEILPLFILASVLLWLGKVTHFFEKMIEAMTPVMASLGLPKESAVAFIFGFFRRDYGAAGLYDLQSKGLMDARQLTVAAVTLTLFIPCVAQFLIMKKERGWKVAISIGLFVSTFAFGTGWLLNRALLLTNIL; this comes from the coding sequence ATGTCATTTTTCGGTAAGAAGGGTTCCTGTCACGAAACACCCACCGTCAGCAGCACCGGCGCCAAGAAAGTGGCCCTGGTCGGGAATCCCAACGTCGGCAAAAGCGTGCTCTTCAACGCGCTGACCGGCGCTTACGTAACCGTCTCCAACTACCCCGGCACGTCGGTCGAGGTCTCCCGCGGCACCACCGCGATCAACGGCGAGGAGTTCGAGATTATCGACACCCCTGGCATGTACTCCATCCTCCCCATCACCGAGGAGGAGCGGGTCGCCCGCGAAATCCTGCTTAACGAGCGGCCGCACCTGGTGCTGCACGTGCTTGACGCGCGCAACCTGGAGCGGATGCTCCCCATGACGCTGCAGCTGATCGAGGCGGAACTTCCGGTGGTGCTGGTGGTGAACATCATGGACGAGGCGGCCCGCATGGGGCTGGAGATCGACATCCCGCTGCTGTCACAGCGTCTCGGCATTCCGGTGATCGGCGCGGCTACCGCCAAGAAGGTCGGCCTTCCCGAGATCAGGGCCGCCATCGCCGGCTCCACCGCGAGCACCATCCCCCCCTTCGGGTACTCCCGCCTCATGGAAGGGGACATCGCCGAGATCTCCGGCTGCCTGAAAGGCGATTACATCCTTTCCAAGAAGTCGCTGGCGCTGCTCCTCTTGCAGGGGGACACCGAGGTGGCGGACCTGGTGCGCGCAAGCGAGGGGGACGGCTTCGGCGTGGTCGAGGCGGCGGTCAGGGAAAAGCGCTTCGAGCGCAGGGAATCCTTCCATCTCGACCTCTCCATGGAGCGCAAGACGATCGTCAAGAAGGTCCTGGACGGCGCCTTCAGGACCCCGCAGAAGCGGGTGGTCACCCTGGCCGAGCGCATCTCGCGCCTGACCGTGCGCCCGACCACCGGAGTGCCGCTGCTCCTCATCGTGCTCTACTTCGGCCTGTACCAGTTCGTGGGTGTCTTCGGCGCCGGAACCCTGGTCGACGTCCTGGAAGGGAAGGGGTTCGAGGAGTATTTCAACCCGTGGATCACCGAGGTCGTCAAGGGGAACGTCCCCTGGCCCATCATCCAGGAGCTCTTCGTCGGCGAATACGGCATCATCACCCTGGGCTTTCGCTACGCCGTCGGCATCATCCTTCCCATCGTGGCCACCTTCTTCCTCTTCTTCTCGGTTCTGGAGGATAGCGGCTACTTCCCGCGCCTGGCGCTCCTGGTGGACCGGGTCTTCAAGACCATGGGGCTCACCGGCCGCGCCGTCATTCCCATGGTGCTCGGTTTCGGCTGCGACACCATGGCCACCATGGTGACCCGGACCCTGGAGACGGTGCGCGAGCGCGTCATCGCGACGATATTGCTGGCGCTGGCGATCCCCTGCTCGGCGCAGTTGGGGGTGATCATGTCGCTTCTCTCCAAGACCCCCGGTGCGCTTTTGGTCTGGGGGCTGTGCCTGTTCGGCATCTTCCTGCTGGTCGGTCTCTTGGCGTCCAAGGTGCTGCCCGGGGACACCCCGATGTTCTACATGGAGATCCCGCCCATGCGGCTGCCGCAGTTCTCCAACGTTTTGACCAAGACCTACACCCGCATGCAGTGGTACTTCATGGAGATCCTGCCGCTGTTCATCCTGGCCTCGGTACTTTTGTGGCTGGGTAAGGTGACCCATTTCTTCGAGAAGATGATCGAGGCGATGACCCCGGTCATGGCCTCCCTGGGGCTGCCCAAGGAGAGTGCGGTGGCGTTCATCTTCGGCTTCTTCCGCCGTGACTACGGTGCTGCCGGCCTCTACGATCTGCAGAGCAAGGGGCTGATGGACGCGCGCCAGTTGACCGTCGCCGCCGTGACCCTGACACTGTTCATCCCCTGCGTGGCGCAGTTCCTGATCATGAAGAAGGAGCGGGGCTGGAAGGTGGCCATCAGCATCGGCCTGTTCGTTTCCACCTTTGCCTTCGGCACCGGTTGGCTGTTGAACCGTGCCCTGCTCCTGACCAACATCCTGTAA